TTGCTTTACTAGCTTTCGCATGACACTTGATTTTTTCGAACCTAACACAATTGTGTCCTATTCTAAATATTGGGTCCTGCTCTAACTCTTACGATAGTGTGCGGGTTGCACATGCCTAATTTGCCCAGTAGACTATGAAATTCTTAAACTCCATTGACTTTGTTAAAAAGCAGCCAACTGATGATGTTTACTAAAAACACAAGTGACTAAATCTTCTGAGGTTATGCGTTCAcctaaaaaaaaattgattttaatACATGTAGGTGCATACCATGTGTGAGGCAACTTGATTGTCACAAAACAATCTAATAGCTGTCACCTGTAGTACATGTAAGGCTTGTAAGCTAAGAGAGCTATCAACAATAAGATTCACTTATATTACATTCTTTTAATCTAATATTTAGTTTGTATTGAAAAATCCAAACCCACTAATTAATTAATAGTTGGACGCCCATAATAGTTTCGTTGATAAAATCAAGGTTCTTATACATAGTCTCACATAACAATGCTATATCGGAGATGATCCCCCCTTGAGACTTGAAACAAAAAATTTTATGTTCGGGATATTGCTTATGGGTATTGTATAggatgaaatatgatatgacacgtggtcatctaaaggaaagacacgtgACACCCTAGACGGGAATGGCCGCAGACCGAACACATCCATtctgcttgtcaccggaagggataacgttcataaaggtgtattaaatgctctgcgcctggtagtatttaataaggaatattctgcagcattaagagcgacagtccgttacagagaatttggcatttatattcaccgttacatcttcatcaatgatccTCATAAtcgacattaaaggagggcacgatcctaggacctccttccctagacacagctataaatagtgagcccaaTTATCATTGTAGAGGATACGGGTTTTCTGGCTAAACTTACACtgcattctatacaaagcttaatataaTTTTACTTTttcgctttttgatctcatcattgttgtacCCGAAAACCTTGTTTTCGGAACTATCATCTCTGCTCTTTCATCtatattttaaggctaagtattgtacatttcttcaattatcgcattatttcaggatcaaattagtttacTTGTCtaaaaatcacgtataaattcaactgtaccattttacgggtaacagtttggcgcccaccgtggggccttgACAGCCAttcaattaaattgatccttactTTTTTTGCTAAcgtgatttgattattttgtcttagaaaaaatcacaaaaaatggagataacactgttaacaacacGTACAACCCcgaaattcgaggggatcagactcatttcgaggattcaatcagtgacacccgcaatgggGGAAATGATGTCACGTCGGTGCATGACAGGCAGAAAACTCGACAGGTTCGGAAGataactcccgatgatgctgatgaggagcatgtcgtGAATGCAgtgagggtcctgcaagagcaacagacgatcattctaggccatctcacgcggtAAGATAAGGTTGTGACAGAGCTGAAACATGCACTATTGGGGGCTTCGAATAATGAAAACAGACAAGATCCAATTCCTCCTGGTGTTCCAGCAAACCAAACAAcacagagagtcgacaacaaAACTCCCGTGGGTaaagttggctccgacggggctgGGGGGAACGGACCCGGTCTCAACAACGAGATCGACccattcaagaatgaacttttacgatTTTTGAGGGAAGTAAACGCCCACATGGACTAGATCCCAAgtgcaccaccagtattgaaaggcccggactcgaaaaagtatactcaattgccgTATAAGCCGAGTGCGGTGCCAGAACTAATCacaaagcggttcaaaatgcctgaaatgCCATAGTATGATGGACTTCAGACCCGcatgagcatattaccacctacacaacgacggtaaaaggaaataatttagctcctcacgaaattgaatatgtgttgttaaagaaatttggagaaactcgagcattccatagattcctttgatatGCTAGCGGATTCTGTCATGAAGGTTCATGTCGAGGCCAGAAAAGTACAAGCtcggaaggccgacatattcaggatcgcacaaGGAAAATCCAAATTATTATGAGACTTTGTTATCCGATTCCATAAAAAATgaatgttgctcccggctgtTCCAGATGAATGGGTAGCTAAatcattcaccaaaggattgaatccaagAAGCTCAGACActtcccggaagctgaaggagagTCTGCTTGAGTTTTAATCAACAACTAgggcagatgtccacaaccggtacgagtcaaagataaggatcaaagatgaccaggtcggttctacatcatcggccaaGGGACGGGAGAAGAGCAGAGAAAAATTAAAGGAACACTATGACGCGAACATACAGACTTTGAGGGGCCGGTTTTTGCCTTACGAGCAGCCCGAAGGCTATGGCAGAAACGTTCGGGCAGCAAACAAGTTCATCGTTAATAGAGGGACCGTTCGTGGTTGAAACTATAGATCGCTTCAAGATAAAGAGAAGTCGGGGTatcgggatccttcttaccccaagttatcggaatataacttcaacgtcagtatagtgTATTTGGTGCCAGCCATGAGAAATattaaagaagcacgattcccgagacctatgagatctgattccagccagagggatcacaacttatggtgtgaataccatgggatgAACGGACACCGAAcaggggactgccgacacctccggaaagaggtggcaacactattgaagaatggtcacctcaaaggattcttgagtgaccgagctaagaataaTTATGGTCTTAACAGAGACAACGCGGAATcttcaaaagcaggagaagaacccccacgccaaatgatcaatatgatcttcggagggaatgagattaacggggtcaccttttcgggaGCGAAGAAaacgaaagtatcaataactcatagtaaaagactccgggaagacgatatcactttcacggaggaggacacAGACGGATTGCTGTTACCACACAAaaatgcactggtaatttctttaaatgtgttggattttaagattaagtgtgttctagtggatccagaaggttcggctaatatcatacaatggagagtattggagcaagctaaactcaccggaagcattattccggtaACAAAGCTTCTCgttggattcaaccttgcgagcgtgacgACCCCGGGAGAGATTTTGCTGCTCACGAACGCTGAAGGAGTAATAAAAACAACTCTCTTTGAAGTAGTAGATGTTGACATGAGATacaatatcatcctgggaagtCCATGGTTACACGGGATGGAAGTTgtaccctcaacatatcaccaattgttgaagtttccaatgcccgaaggaatcaagcagataaaaggtgatcaaccggcagcaagagagatgaatgcaatttcggtttccagtagcaaagggaaggagcgcaCGACAGAGCAATTATAGGAACCGGCACCTATTCCCGAGCTAGAAGAAGTTAGCCCGGGAGCAGAGTCATCAGAACATTATCTGGTaccaagatatttccaagttctagAAGAGACGAACGCAACGCAGTCCACAgcggaggaactggagcaagttgcattgttcgaagaattcctagaaagaaaattccatttgggGATAGGACTGCACCCGAAGCTCAGGTCTAGTTTTATTGAATTCTTTATATTTAAtgtcgattgttttgcatggtcgcacaaGGATATGACATGTATCCCGACGGAAGTAGCCGTGCACAAGTTGAGTTTTGATCCCAAcgtacctccggtaagacaaaagaaatgccctattgccgaggccaagaataaattcgtcaaagaagaggtaacccgcttgcttaatatcggttcgatccgagaggtaagatatccggactggctagccaatgtagtagtagttccgaagaagaacaataaattttgcattataaagaccttaataaggAATTCCCGAGAGACTCGTTCCCActaccaaatatcgatcaaatgattgatgccacggcagtgcacgagttaatgagtttcctcgatgcttattccgggtacaaccaaatcaagacgaacccggaagatcaagaaaagacttcgtttataacgaattttggtacatattgttacaatgtgatgccctccgggttgaaaaacgccggagccacttatgaACGGCTGGTAAaaaagatgtttgaaaagcaaataggaaagactataGAAGTTTATATacacgatatgctcgttaagtctttgaatgcaggtgaccaccttaagcatttgcaagaaacattcgacatcctgaggaagcataacatgaaacttaatcccgagaagtgcGCCTTTGGGGTCAGttctggtaagtttctgggatttctggtctcataaaggggaattgaggtaatccccgacaaaatcaaggccataaaggatatcccggatcaattgtcgactgtaaaagaagtccaaaggctcataggaagattagcagctttgagcaggttcatttcccggtcgtcagaaaaatgtcatcgcttcttcacattgctcaaaaagaaaaataatttcgaatggacaccggagtgccagcaagctctgagggacctgaagaagtacttatcaagccctccattgctctcaaaaccaaaagaaggtaaaatattgctagtctacctcgcggttttagaagttgcggtaagtgtagttttagtccgagaggacaaaggtacgcaatttcccattcaTTACactagcaaaattttaacgggagcagaaacttgctacccacatttggaaaaactggtgttagctctcgtagtctccgctcgaaagctgaggccctacttccaaggCCACtcgatagctgtggtgactaaTTTTCCTTTGCAAAACATcttccataaacccgagctctcggtagattggccaaatgggccgtcgaaatgagtgagttcgacatagaatataaatcaagtactgcaattaagtcacatgtcttggctgacttcgtggccgatttcagtcctgCACTACTTCCTCTGGCGACCAAAGAGGCAGTAATAGTATTAGAATCGACATCGGGGCTTTGGACTTTATTTACGGATGAAGCTTCTAAAGTAAAAGGGTCTGGACTCGGAATAGCCTTAATCACTCCtttgggggaaaccttaaggcaagccatcagaacgatccttttaactaacaatgaagtagaGTACAAAGCTTTGATTGCAAGGCTCGAATTTGCCCGGGGACTTGATTCCAAGGTTattgaaatcaaatgtgactcacagctggtggtaaatcaggtctacgggatctttgataccaaagaagaacgtatgcaacaatacgtggtaaaggtccaaGTTCTTTTGGCACGATTATGGgaatggtcaattactcatatcccgagtGAGGATAACGCAAAAGGGGATGCATTAGCTAACTTAGGATCGTCGACAGAAGGGATCGGAGTCCGGGACGGTAGTgaaactgatgaactcagtcctggatacGAATGGTTACTATAaggtaaattcgactagtctggtctgggactggagaaatgaaataatcgactatctcgagcacgggaaGTTTCCCAAATACCCCAAAGCATCACGGGCGTTACCCGCCAAAGCTGCATGTTATAacttcaagagaggccaattgtatagaaaatccttccaaggcccgctggcccggtgcttaggagcgtcagaagctaattatgtcatgagagaagtccacgaagagAGATGCGGCAATCACTCGGGCGCATATATTTTTGTGCTAAAGTTGGTatgggcaggatattactggcctcgcatggaacaacATGCCAAAGTCTTCGTACGAatatgtgataagtgccaacgctacgcaccactagtacaccaACCTTAAGAACCCTTAGATTCGATTCTgtccccatggtcgttcatgaaattgGGGATAgacatcgtcggaccactgccaccagctcccgaaaaggtaaggtttcttttaattctgattgactatttttctaaataggtggaagcaggtccttatcagaagatcggagaacgcgaagtggtggatttcctgtgggaaaatataatttgtaggATCGtaataccaaaagagataacatgtgacaATGGGCCATAGTTTATCGgtacaaaagttacaaagttcctcgaagatttaaagataaagaggatcacatcttctccttatcat
The DNA window shown above is from Nicotiana tomentosiformis chromosome 8, ASM39032v3, whole genome shotgun sequence and carries:
- the LOC138897999 gene encoding uncharacterized protein, coding for MSEFDIEYKSSTAIKSHVLADFVADFSPALLPLATKEAVIVLESTSGLWTLFTDEASKVKGSGLGIALITPLGETLRQAIRTILLTNNEVEYKALIARLEFARGLDSKVIEIKCDSQLVVNQVYGIFDTKEERMQQYVVKVQVLLARLWEWSITHIPSEDNAKGDALANLGSSTEGIGVRDGSETDELSPGYEWLL
- the LOC138897998 gene encoding uncharacterized protein, coding for MRNIKEARFPRPMRSDSSQRDHNLWCEYHGMNGHRTGDCRHLRKEVATLLKNGHLKGFLSDRAKNNYGLNRDNAESSKAGEEPPRQMINMIFGGNEINGVTFSGAKKTKVSITHSKRLREDDITFTEEDTDGLLLPHKNALVISLNVLDFKIKCVLVDPEGSANIIQWRVLEQAKLTGSIIPVTKLLVGFNLASVTTPGEILLLTNAEGVIKTTLFEVVDVDMRYNIILGSPWLHGMEVVPSTYHQLLKFPMPEGIKQIKGDQPAAREMNAISVSSSKGKERTTEQL